The genome window CCGTACAATCATGTTGGTGTTGGGGGGTAATTCGTCTCCTTGTTCACGGGTAAAGACACGAACATATACAACCCTTCCCCTTTCACCGTTAGGTAAGCGGAGGGAGTTATCTCTTACGTCTCTGGCTTTTTCACCAAAAATTGCCCGTAATAGTTTTTCTTCGGGGGGTTGGTCTGATTCTCCTTTGGGGGTAACTTTACCGACCAAAATATCTCCCGCTTCTACCCATGCCCCCACACGGATAATACCGTTTTCGTCAAGGTTAGAAAGGGCATCTTCCCCGACGTTAGGAATTTCTCTGGTAATTTCTTCTGGCCCTAATTTGGTTTGACGGGATTCGATGTCGTGTTTTTCTACGTGGATGGTGGTGTAAACGTCCTCTTGCACCAATCTTTCACTGATAAGAATTGCGTCCTCGTAGTTATAACCTTCCCAAGGCATGTAAGCCACGGTTATATTTTGACCAAGGGCAAGTTCTCCCCCTTCGGTAGCTGAACCATCTGCCAATACCTGACCGGGTACTACTTCTTCTCCTTCGTCCACGAGGGGGCGTTGGTTTAAACAGGTGTCTTGGTTAGAGCGTTCATACTTTTGTAAGTTATAGACGATTTCCAATCCTTCTTTGGTGACTAATTTGATGGTTTTGGAGTCCACATGGCTAATGGTACCGTGATCCCTTGATACGATTACCATTCCTGAATCTCGGGCTGCTTGTCCTTCTAATCCTGTACCGACTAAGGGTCGCTCGGGACGTAAAAGAGGTACGGCCTGACGTTGCATGTTGGATCCCATCAGGGCGCGGTTAGCGTCGTCATGCTCTAGGAAGGGAATCATGGAGGTAGCCACGGAGACGATTTGTACGGGGGATACGGCTACATAATCCACTTGATCGGGGCTGGTGGTAGAAAATTCTTGACGATAACGGATGGGTACACTTTCCCCTAAGATGTTTCCTTCTTCGTCGGTGGAAAGATCTCCAGGGGCGACTCTTTTATCGTCTTCTTCGTCGGCGGTGAGGTATTCGGGGGTTAAATCCCAGCGCACTTTACCGTTTTCTACTTTGTAATAGGGGGTGGCGATAAAGCCATATTCGTTAACTCGAGCATAGGTAGCTAAGGAGCCGATTAACCCTGCGTTGGGACCTTCTGGGGTTTCTACCGGGCAAATACGACCGTAGTGGCTAGGATGAATGTCACGGACGGCAAACCCTGCTCTATCTCGGCTTAAACCTCCAGGACCTAGGGCGGAGATACGACGTTTGTGGGTCAATTCCGCTAGGGGGTTGGTTTGATCCATAAATTGGGATAGCTGAGAGGAGCCAAAAAATTCTTTGATGGCGGCGGCAAGGGGTTTGGGGTTTACTAGGGCGGTGGGACTAAGGGTGTTAGGGTCCCCTACGGTCATTCTTTCTTTGATGATGCGCTCGAGGCGAGATAAACCGACTCGGATTTGGTTTTGTAAGAGTTCCCCTACACTTCTTACCCTACGGTTGCCGAGGTGATCGATGTCGTCGGTGCTACCGATGTCAAATTCTAGGTTGATGAGGTAATCCACGGTGGAAAGAATATCGTCGATGGTTAATACCCGCATATTTTCGGGAACGCTTAACCGTAGTTTTTTGTTCATTTTGTAGCGCCCTACTTTGCCCAAGTCGTAACGTTTGGGGTCAAAGAAACGGGTTTCTAAGAGGGCTTGACCACCACTTACTGTGGGGGGTTCCCCTGGTCTTAGTTTACGATACAATTCCATGAGGGCTTCATCGGTGCTAGGATTTGTTTCCTTGTCGATGGTTCTTTGGTAGAAGTCGGCATGACGGAAGCGATCCATAATTTCACGATCGCTCAGTCCCATAGCTTTGAGCAGGACTTGGGCGGTAATTTTGCGGGTTTTGTCGATTCTTACCCATACGACTCCGTTTTTGTCGGTTTCAAATTTTAACCATGCTCCTCGGTTGGGAATGACGGAGGCGGAGTAGGTTCTTTTTCCATTTT of Cyanobacterium sp. HL-69 contains these proteins:
- the rpoB gene encoding DNA-directed RNA polymerase beta subunit RpoB, giving the protein MRTQELLPDLIEIQRSSYKWFLEHGIIEELNSFSPITDYAGKLELQFIGEKYRLKEPKYNIEEAKKREASYEVQIYVPTRLMNKETGDIKEQEVFIGQLPLMTDRGTFLINGAERVIVNQIVRSPGVYFKSELDKNGKRTYSASVIPNRGAWLKFETDKNGVVWVRIDKTRKITAQVLLKAMGLSDREIMDRFRHADFYQRTIDKETNPSTDEALMELYRKLRPGEPPTVSGGQALLETRFFDPKRYDLGKVGRYKMNKKLRLSVPENMRVLTIDDILSTVDYLINLEFDIGSTDDIDHLGNRRVRSVGELLQNQIRVGLSRLERIIKERMTVGDPNTLSPTALVNPKPLAAAIKEFFGSSQLSQFMDQTNPLAELTHKRRISALGPGGLSRDRAGFAVRDIHPSHYGRICPVETPEGPNAGLIGSLATYARVNEYGFIATPYYKVENGKVRWDLTPEYLTADEEDDKRVAPGDLSTDEEGNILGESVPIRYRQEFSTTSPDQVDYVAVSPVQIVSVATSMIPFLEHDDANRALMGSNMQRQAVPLLRPERPLVGTGLEGQAARDSGMVIVSRDHGTISHVDSKTIKLVTKEGLEIVYNLQKYERSNQDTCLNQRPLVDEGEEVVPGQVLADGSATEGGELALGQNITVAYMPWEGYNYEDAILISERLVQEDVYTTIHVEKHDIESRQTKLGPEEITREIPNVGEDALSNLDENGIIRVGAWVEAGDILVGKVTPKGESDQPPEEKLLRAIFGEKARDVRDNSLRLPNGERGRVVYVRVFTREQGDELPPNTNMIVRVYIAEKRKIQVGDKMAGRHGNKGIVSRILPREDMPYLPDGSPVDIVLNPLGVPSRMNVGQVFECLLGWAGEHLGYRFKMTPFDEMYGEEASRNTVNGLLRDAAKKHGKDWVFNENHPGKIQVYDGRTGEPFNNPVTIGKAYMLKLVHLVQHKIHARSTGPYSLVTQQPLGGKAQHGGQRFGEMEVWALEAYGAAYTLQELLTVKSDDMQGRNEALNAIVKGKSIPHPGTPESFKVLLRELQSLGLDVSVHKVIDGSEHVEIDLMDTTQRAPKRPTYENLASLGQEDDEY